Below is a genomic region from Hydrogenimonas thermophila.
AGATAGACTTAGTACATAACGGCGTGTATCTATTTCATCAACATATGTTCCATCAATACCTAAAGTTTGAGTCCTATTGCCAGATAGTTCAACCATCTTTTTGGCACTTGTTACTTTGCCTTCTAGCATTGGCCAAAGAGCCGAGTATTTAGGATCAAAGAGTTTATTAAAATCAGGTCTCAATCTACGACACTCAAATTGACCATCAAATGGAACAATTGCCTCTATCTGAGCCTCATACTCTTGTAGTCTGCTATCAAGTTCTGATATTTGAAGATTTAAGTTTTCCAATGCCAAGTGTGCCATAATAGATTTACTGGCATCAAATTCCCCAAAACGGACACCTTTGTCTATGTACCTGTTCATCTCATCATAAATGACTCCAAGCTCACCTTTAGCCTGTAGTGCTTTCATTGTAATACAGTAAGAGCCGTAAAGCTGCCATAAACGAGCTTTTATGCGATTCTTTTCTATCTCTTTTAGCATCTTTGCATAGTTTTTTTCCTCTTTTAGCAAAGCTTCAATTTTAGAACCGCTTAACATAAAATCTTTACCAATAGATACAGAATATTCAGTACCAGAATCACTTCCATCTTTTACATCAGCATATGTAAGATCACCTCCTACACGCCAGCCATCATTATAGACAGATGCTCTTTTTTGTTCAAACTCAGCATCAATAGCTTCACTGCGGCTTTTATACAGATCACTCTGTTTAACCCTATCAAAAAGTGTACTAATAGAATCTGCAAAAATTAGTGCAGGAACAAGCATAATAAATAGATATCTCATAATATAAATCTCCTTTTATTTGTGTACTCTTGTACTCTTTATGTAACAGGAGTAAAGAAAAAATAGAATGGTTTTGATTAAAAAAAGGTCAAACTAGTTTTGGAGGAGTAAAGGGAGGATTAGTAAAGTCTTGAGATAAAAGAGTTTGCAATCTAAACTCTGGTGTTATTAGTCGAACTTCACGCATTAATATGCGTTCTGATGATGTTAATGCAGGAGAGTGAAATACCTGATGTTCAACAGCAGTAGGATAGTGAGAAACATTTTGTTGTATATGTGCTTTAGTAATAGAACTATTACTTACTGCATCATCTTGCCCAATCATATAATCATGAGCTATAAATGCTGTCATAACAATTAATAAGATTTTTCCTACAATACTTTTTATTCTTTTCATTAGGAAGAGTATATCAAAGATTTATTACATAAGTTGTACTTTTTTGAGAGTACTATTTTTTTTCAAGTTATTTTAATAAAAGACTATTTTCTTTATTATTTAATTTCTAAACTTTTTAAAAACCTTTTTAAAATCAAGATTTACTTTACAAGTAGTCTCTTCAAAAAAGTAGGTTTCTTCAAAAAAATTACCCTCTTTTATATACTTTTCACCATTATGTTTATAAATCTTTGCTCTTAAATCATCAGGATAAACTATTATGTAATACTTTACTTTTTCTGTTTCATAGAGATCAAACTTATATACTTCATCTTTCTTTGCTGTTGATTTACTTATAATCTCTACAATAATCTCAGGAGCTTTTGTAAGATAGTCTTCATTTTTTTCATTACAAATTAAAACAACATCTGGCCGCACTACAGTTCTTTCAGATATTTTGTAATCAATTCTACCTAAAACTTCGCAATTATGACATTCTTCTAATTGTCCCAATAAAAAACTTGAAATAGAAACTAAAATACTCTGATGCTTACATATAGGAGAAGGAGACAAGGCAAAAGGAATGCCTTCTATTAACTCCCAATCTCCTTCCCAAAGTTTGCAATCATCATAAGTATAATTAATATCTTCTAACTTAATAGAGATCATATTGATTCTTTAAATTAATGCAAGAAGTGTCTAACTCCTGTAAAGTATAGCGCAATTCCATGTTCATTGGCAGCTTCAATCACTTCATCATCACGGATTGATCCGCCCGGCTCTATGATCGCTTTTACACCTGCAGCCGCTGCAGCATCTATGGAGTCTCTAAATGGGAAGAAGGCTTCACTAGCCATTGCAGCACCTGTAACATCCAAGCCTACCTCTTCTGCTTTTTTAAGAGCACATCTTGCAGCATCAACACGGCTTGTCATACCCATACCAACTGCTACCATTGCTCCATCTTTTACATAAACAACACAGTTAGACTTTGTAAGTGCAGCAACTTTATAAGCAATTTCAAGATCTTTCATCTCTTGCTCTGTTGCCTCTCTATTTGACTTACACTCAGCACCAGTTATCTCTTCATCTTTAACTTTGTCAGCATCTTGATAAACAAATCCGCCAGAAATATGCTTGAAGTCATAAGCATCATCACTTACAAGAAGTCTGTCACTATCATATTCAAATAGCTTAATACGCTTTTTAGATGCAAATACTTCTCTTGCTTCAGGAGTAATTCTACCGGCAATAATTACTTCAAGGAAGATTTCATTCATCTTTTCAGCTAACTCTTTATCGACTACACCATTTACAGCAACCACACCGCCAAATGCAGAAACAGGGTCACACTTCAGTGCATCTACATAAGCATCAAGCAAACTATCGCGGATTGCAAAACCACAAGGGTTTCCATGCTTGACAATACAAACAGCATTTTCCTCTCCAAATGCTGCCGCAATTTTAACAGCTCCACTTATGTCTGTGAGGTTATTAAAACTAGCCTCTCCCTTGATGGTTTTAAAGTTTTTGCTAAAAAAGTTATCAAACTCATACAATGCACCCTTTTGATGAGGGTTTTCACCATAACGAGTATTGCAAACTTTGTTTCCAACAATAAACTGTTTATCTCCAAAACCATCATTAAATCGCTTATTCATATAGTTTGCTATCATACTGTCATATGCTGCTGTATGCTCGAACGCTTTGATCATTAGATTTCTTCGCATTTCAAGCGTATTGTTTCCATTTTTAAGCGCTTCAAGAATCGGTGCATAATCATTTGGATCAGTTACAATAATTACATCATTGAAATTCTTTGCGGCACTTCTGACCATTGCAGGACCGCCAATATCGATATTTTCAATGATTTCATCAAAATCATCGGTTCTCTCAATTGTAGCTTTAAAAGGATATAGGTTAACACAAACTAAGTCTATTCCTATAATCCCGTGTTCTTTAGCAGTCTCAACATGTGAAGACAAATCACGGCGATGCAAAATACCACCGTGAACATAAGGGTTAAGTGTTTTAACCCGTCCATCAAACATTTCAGGAAACTTTGTTACTTCGCTAATATCAAT
It encodes:
- the purH gene encoding bifunctional phosphoribosylaminoimidazolecarboxamide formyltransferase/IMP cyclohydrolase gives rise to the protein MSRALVSVSDKTGVVEFAKGLEELGFEIVSTGGTLKVLKENGIQAIDISEVTKFPEMFDGRVKTLNPYVHGGILHRRDLSSHVETAKEHGIIGIDLVCVNLYPFKATIERTDDFDEIIENIDIGGPAMVRSAAKNFNDVIIVTDPNDYAPILEALKNGNNTLEMRRNLMIKAFEHTAAYDSMIANYMNKRFNDGFGDKQFIVGNKVCNTRYGENPHQKGALYEFDNFFSKNFKTIKGEASFNNLTDISGAVKIAAAFGEENAVCIVKHGNPCGFAIRDSLLDAYVDALKCDPVSAFGGVVAVNGVVDKELAEKMNEIFLEVIIAGRITPEAREVFASKKRIKLFEYDSDRLLVSDDAYDFKHISGGFVYQDADKVKDEEITGAECKSNREATEQEMKDLEIAYKVAALTKSNCVVYVKDGAMVAVGMGMTSRVDAARCALKKAEEVGLDVTGAAMASEAFFPFRDSIDAAAAAGVKAIIEPGGSIRDDEVIEAANEHGIALYFTGVRHFLH
- a CDS encoding Uma2 family endonuclease, with the translated sequence MISIKLEDINYTYDDCKLWEGDWELIEGIPFALSPSPICKHQSILVSISSFLLGQLEECHNCEVLGRIDYKISERTVVRPDVVLICNEKNEDYLTKAPEIIVEIISKSTAKKDEVYKFDLYETEKVKYYIIVYPDDLRAKIYKHNGEKYIKEGNFFEETYFFEETTCKVNLDFKKVFKKFRN